The nucleotide window GTGCGTCCGGTCGACCAGTTTCGCTGGTCGGTGCATGTCGAACTGGTTGCCGCAATCCGCCGCAAAACAGGCTGATTGCACAAATTTGAAATGACGCGGCGGTCCTGACTGTGTAAAATGCGGCCAGAGACAGGCAACAGGTTAATCGAGCAATGAATCGCAGAAATTTCATGCTTCTGTCGGTCGCCAGCGCATTTCTGGCGGCCTGTGGATCGAAGTTCAAATCCTATAACGGGCCGGAAGTGACGCAGGTTCTGATCAGCAAGAGCCGGCGGCGGATGTATCTTTTCCACCACGACAAGGTGCTGAAGGCCTATGACGTGGACCTGGGCTTTACCGCCGCGGGGCACAAGCAGTTCGAGGGCGATGGCAAGACGCCGGAAGGCGATTATTTCATCGACCGGCGCAATCCGAACAGTTCGTTCCACCTGTCGCTGGGGATTTCGTACCCCAACGAGGCGGACCGTGCCTTTGCCAAGGCGCAGGGCAAGAAACCCGGCGGGGATATCTTTATCCACGGCGAGCCCAACGACCTGGGCTGGATTCGGAAGCGGCGTTTGGGCCGGGACTGGACCGCCGGGTGCATTTCCGTGCGGAACAAGGAAATGGAAAAGATCTATGCGATGGTGCGCAACGGCACCCCCATCCGCATCATGCCGTGAGGGGTTGGCTTACTTGCCCATCACCAGCGTCCACCAGATCTTGCCGTTGCGTTCCTGTTCCCAGGAAAAGCCCATTTGCCGGGCGTCGGGTGCCATTATGACCTGCTTGGTCGACGCCTCGTCCATCCAGGCGGTCAGGGTTTCAAGCTCGGTCTCGTAGGTTTCCGAGATGTTCTCGCCGACCAAGTCGCCGCTGTAGCCGACGCGGCGGACCCGGTCGATCGGCGAGGAGCCGTCGGAGCCGAAATGCCAGGGGCGGTTCTGCACCGACATGTCGCGCGAATGGGTGGCGGCGGCCGCGTTGAGCTGCGCGTTCAGCTGAACGGCCGGGCGCCCGGCGGCCTGGCGCAGGGCATTGACGGCGTCGAGCATCCGGTACTGGATTTCAGCGGTCTGGCCCGGGCGGATGCGGTAGACCTGCTGCAGCGGCTCGCCGTCGGGGCCGACAGTGGATTGCGGCGGCGGCGCGGCACAGGCCGACAAGAGCACAAGTGCGGAAACCAGCAGGCCAAAAATACGCGTCATCAGTCTCTACCACCCAGAAGTTCGTTCGACTCGCCTCTTAGCGCGGCTTGAGTGGTCTTTCAAACCCACAACCACGTCAGGTGCCCGAATGTTGCCGGTTTGATTTGCGACTGAGGCATTCGCGCCATATGCTGCGATCAGTTCCAAAGCAGACAGTTGGAAGACAGACATGTCCCTATATCCCAAAAACACATTCAGCCGGCGCGCTTTCCTGGCCGGCACCGCCGTTTCGCTGGGCGCGCCCGCGCTGGCGCAGACCGGCACCACCGAGATGGAGAGCGCGATTACCCAGACGGTGCGGCGCAACATTTCGAGCTTTCGCGCAGCGGACTGGCGGCCGCATTTCAAGAGCCTGAGGAATGGTGCGATCCTGGTCGATATCTCGTCCCGCGCGCTGCATTTCTGGGACGAGGACGGGCAGACGAAGTTCCTGTTCCCGTCGAGCATCCCGATGTCCGAGGAGCTGACGCGGCGGGGTCGGACGCGGGTGGTGCGCAAGGTGGAGGGCCCGGACTGGCGGCCGACGCCGTCGATGCTGAAGCGGAACCCGGACTGGCCGTCCTATGTGCCGCCGGGGCCGGACAACCCGCTGGGCACCCATGCGTTGTACCTGGGCTGGACCTATTACCGGATCCACGGCACGCATGACACGCGCAAGATCGGGCGGCGGTCGTCGAACGGGTGTATCGGGCTTTACAACGAGCATATCGCGAAGCTGTTCGCGCGGGCCAAGGTGGGCACGCAGGTGCTGGTGATCTGAGGCGTTTTGCGCTGGAATAGAGACGAAAAGGGGCAGCGTTTTGGCGCTGCCTTTTCTGTTGTTTGGAGGGTCAAGTTGCTTCGCGCGGACCCAAGGCCGCAGGCCGCCGCGCGATCGCCAGACCGCCCACTGCGCCTTCTGACCCTATGTCATCCTCTGGCTTGACCAGAGGATCTCTTGCCCCACGAGATCCCGGATCAAGTCCGGGATGACGTGTGCCATTTGTTCCGACCGCTTCAGTCCAGCCAGCCCTTGAGGTTGTCTTCGATCACCGTGCTCAGCGCCTTGATATGCGCGTCGCTGTCGTTGAGGCAGGGGATATAGAGGAATTCCTCGCCGCCGGCCTCCTCGAAGCTTTCCTTGATCTCTTCGTTGATCTCTTCGAGCGTCTCGATGCAGTCGGCGGAAAAGGCGGGGGCGATGACGGCGATGTTCTTTTTGCCGTCCTCGGCCAGCTTGGCGACATGTTCCACCGTGTAGGGGCGCAGCCATTCCTCGGGGCCGAAGACGGACTGGAAGGTGGTGGTGATTTGGGTGTCGTCCCAGCCCAGACGCTCCCGCAGCAGCCGCGTCGTTTTCTGACACTGGCAGTGGTAGGGGTCGCCCTGTTTCAGATAGCGCTGCGGCATTCCGTGGTAGGAGACGACGAGGATTTCGGGCTTCTTGTCAGTCTCTGCATAGGCCTTTTCGACCGATTGGGCCAATGCTTCGATATAAAGCGGATGCTCGAAATAGGGTTCGACCACGCGGGCGATGGGCTGCCAGGTTTCGTCCATCAGAGCGCGGAAGAACTGATCATTCGCGGTGGCCGAGGTGGCGCCGGCATAGTGCGGGTAGAGCGGGAAGAAGAGAATCCGGGTGCAGCCGGCCTCGACCAGCTTGCGTACCTTGGATTTGGTCGACGGGTTGCCGTAGCGCATACAGAAATCGACCATGACATTGTCGCCATACCGGGCCTGCAGCGCCTCGGACAGTTTGGTCGTCTGGTCGCGGGTGATGGTCATCAGGGGGCTTTCGCCCTTGTCCTCGTTCCAGATGGATTTGTAGGCCTCGCCGCTGGTGAAGGGGCGTTTCGAGAGGATCACCAGTTGCAGAAGAGGCTGCCAGAGCCAGGGCGAATAGTCGATCACGCGGCGGTCCGACAGGAATTCGTTGAGATAACGCCGCATGGACCAGTAGCCGTAATCGTCGGGCGTGCCGAGATTGGCGATCAGAACGCCTGTCTTGGGCTCCGGAATGGCCGGATGGTCGGACGGGGCATGGACGGGACAGGTCTTGTTCTTGGCGGCGTCAAACATGGGCGGGCGTCTTTTCTTGTCGGATTGGATCACGGACACATAAAGGATTGCGGTCGGTCGTCAATCTTTGAGCGGGGTCTCGGAGGTGCCAAGCGCGTCGGCGAGACGTGTTGTCGCGCTTCCGGGGCGGAGGGGCTGGGGTTGGTCTTCGGACGGGGCCCAGCCGGTGAGGGTTATAAGCTCGAAGGTGGCGGGGATGCGGCCGTCGGGGGTGGCGAAGGTTTCGGCGTAGAGCTCCGCGGCACGCAAAAGCACGTCGCGGCGGGTGAAACTGCGCGGCCGGGCGTCGAGCGCGTTGGCCTCGCCCATTGCGCGCAGGTCGTGCATCAGGGCGACAAGGTTTTCGTAGCTGACATCGAGCGGCAGGGTGTCGGCCACGGGCAGCGCGAAACCGGCGCGTTGCAGGAGCGCGCCAAGGTCGCGGATATCGCCCATCGGCAGGACGCGGGGCGACAGGCCGCCGCGCAGGTCGGATTCGGCCTGGGCGAGGACGGCGCGCAGCTGATGCAGGGTCTGGCCGCCGAAGAAGACGGCGATGAACAGGCCATCGGGGCGCAAGGCGCGGCGGCATTGGATCAGTTGGCCCACGGGGTCGTCGGCCCAGTGCAGTGACATGGCGTGCAGGATCAGGTCACGCGATCCAGGCTCTAATGCAAGGGTTTCGGTGTCTTCGATGATCTGCGCGTCGGGGAAGGCGGCCGTCCACGGATCGGGGAGGCCTGCGACGATACTCGTCTGCGTAAACGATTTGTTAACGAAACTCAGCCGATCCTTGACCTCGTCGATCGCGGTCTCGTGCAGGAAGAGCGCGGGGGCGCGGCTGGCCCGTTGGCGGTGGCGCTGAAGCGCGCGGCGATCGGTGAGGGTTCTGGTCATGGTGGCTAAATAGAGTGGCTTTCGAGGCAATTCAAACGGCGCTTCGCGTGGTCTATCCGCCGCGCTGCACCTTGTGCGGCGGGCTGGTGGAGAGCGAGTTCGGTCTGTGCGGGCCGTGCTGGCGCGATACGCCGGTGTTGGCCGGGCTGGTCTGTGACCTGTGTGGCTGTCCGTTGCCCGGGGAGGAGGCGGGCAGCGACGCGCGCTGTGACGACTGCTTGCGGGTGGCGCGGCCTTGGCAGAAAGGGCGCGCGGCGCTGATCTACAAAGACAACGCGCGCAAGCTGGTGCTGGCCTTGAAACACGGCGACCGGCATGACGTTGTGCCGCTGGCGGCGACGTGGATGAAAGGGGCGGCGGCGCCGCTAATGGTGCCGGAGTGTCTGTTCGTCCCGGTGCCTTTGCACTGGACGCGGCTGTTGAAACGGCGGTTCAACCAGTCGGCCCTGCTGGCCCAGGCGGCGGCGAAAGAGTTGAACGCGGCGTGGTGTCCCGATGTTCTGAAACGTGTGAGGCGGACGCCCTCGCTGGACGGGAAGGGCATGGAGGCGCGGTTCGCGACGCTGGATGCGGCCATACGCGTGCGGAAAGGGCGGCGGGTGATGATCCACGGGCGCGTAGTGATATTGGTGGATGACGTGATGACATCGGGCGCGACGCTGGCGGCCTGCGCGGGGGCCTTGCTGGCGGGCGGCGCGGCGGAGGTCAGGACACTGACACTGGCGCGCGTGGTCAAGGATGCTTAAGTAGGGGCCAACCACGGAAAGGATTGGACCCTGTCATGAGACCCGTTGAGATCTACACCTCGCAGCTTTGCGGTTTTTGCCACGCGGCCAAGCGGCTGCTGTCGCAGAAGGGCGTGGAGTACACCGAGATCGACGTGGGGCGGGAGCCCGAGAAGCGGGCCGAGATGACGCAGCGCGCGAATGGCGGGCGGACGGTGCCGCAGATTTTCGTGGGCGACGTGCATGTGGGTGGCTGTGACGAGCTTTACGCGATGGACCGGGCGGGCAAGCTG belongs to Roseovarius sp. THAF27 and includes:
- a CDS encoding murein L,D-transpeptidase family protein produces the protein MLLSVASAFLAACGSKFKSYNGPEVTQVLISKSRRRMYLFHHDKVLKAYDVDLGFTAAGHKQFEGDGKTPEGDYFIDRRNPNSSFHLSLGISYPNEADRAFAKAQGKKPGGDIFIHGEPNDLGWIRKRRLGRDWTAGCISVRNKEMEKIYAMVRNGTPIRIMP
- a CDS encoding CAP domain-containing protein — translated: MTRIFGLLVSALVLLSACAAPPPQSTVGPDGEPLQQVYRIRPGQTAEIQYRMLDAVNALRQAAGRPAVQLNAQLNAAAATHSRDMSVQNRPWHFGSDGSSPIDRVRRVGYSGDLVGENISETYETELETLTAWMDEASTKQVIMAPDARQMGFSWEQERNGKIWWTLVMGK
- a CDS encoding L,D-transpeptidase, which encodes MSLYPKNTFSRRAFLAGTAVSLGAPALAQTGTTEMESAITQTVRRNISSFRAADWRPHFKSLRNGAILVDISSRALHFWDEDGQTKFLFPSSIPMSEELTRRGRTRVVRKVEGPDWRPTPSMLKRNPDWPSYVPPGPDNPLGTHALYLGWTYYRIHGTHDTRKIGRRSSNGCIGLYNEHIAKLFARAKVGTQVLVI
- the hemH gene encoding ferrochelatase → MFDAAKNKTCPVHAPSDHPAIPEPKTGVLIANLGTPDDYGYWSMRRYLNEFLSDRRVIDYSPWLWQPLLQLVILSKRPFTSGEAYKSIWNEDKGESPLMTITRDQTTKLSEALQARYGDNVMVDFCMRYGNPSTKSKVRKLVEAGCTRILFFPLYPHYAGATSATANDQFFRALMDETWQPIARVVEPYFEHPLYIEALAQSVEKAYAETDKKPEILVVSYHGMPQRYLKQGDPYHCQCQKTTRLLRERLGWDDTQITTTFQSVFGPEEWLRPYTVEHVAKLAEDGKKNIAVIAPAFSADCIETLEEINEEIKESFEEAGGEEFLYIPCLNDSDAHIKALSTVIEDNLKGWLD
- a CDS encoding methyltransferase domain-containing protein, with the translated sequence MTRTLTDRRALQRHRQRASRAPALFLHETAIDEVKDRLSFVNKSFTQTSIVAGLPDPWTAAFPDAQIIEDTETLALEPGSRDLILHAMSLHWADDPVGQLIQCRRALRPDGLFIAVFFGGQTLHQLRAVLAQAESDLRGGLSPRVLPMGDIRDLGALLQRAGFALPVADTLPLDVSYENLVALMHDLRAMGEANALDARPRSFTRRDVLLRAAELYAETFATPDGRIPATFELITLTGWAPSEDQPQPLRPGSATTRLADALGTSETPLKD
- a CDS encoding double zinc ribbon domain-containing protein; its protein translation is MVYPPRCTLCGGLVESEFGLCGPCWRDTPVLAGLVCDLCGCPLPGEEAGSDARCDDCLRVARPWQKGRAALIYKDNARKLVLALKHGDRHDVVPLAATWMKGAAAPLMVPECLFVPVPLHWTRLLKRRFNQSALLAQAAAKELNAAWCPDVLKRVRRTPSLDGKGMEARFATLDAAIRVRKGRRVMIHGRVVILVDDVMTSGATLAACAGALLAGGAAEVRTLTLARVVKDA
- the grxC gene encoding glutaredoxin 3 — its product is MRPVEIYTSQLCGFCHAAKRLLSQKGVEYTEIDVGREPEKRAEMTQRANGGRTVPQIFVGDVHVGGCDELYAMDRAGKLDALLKA